A region from the Lolium perenne isolate Kyuss_39 chromosome 4, Kyuss_2.0, whole genome shotgun sequence genome encodes:
- the LOC127347398 gene encoding uncharacterized protein, which yields MNCYDAILGKPEGELTPAQEQVFQKTDRLFRAALLSVLGENIIEPYMSFTNGKDMWAALEAKFGVSDAGSELYIMEQFCDFKMTGYRSVVEQAHEIQALAKELEYFSCVLPDTFVAGSIIAKLPPSWRNFATSLKHKRQEFTASDLIGTLDVEEKARAKDTLARGAEGGSSANLVQKKNFQSHKFKNKGKFDGKSKFDWKNKPSQSTNFKKKTDKKKGSCHVCGDPEHWAPSCPNRYDRRQHGKGGKTANVVMGDVDMKDVGSEGLSPC from the exons aTGAACTGCTATGACGCCATTCTTGGCAAGCCTGAGGGAGAGCTTACTCCTGCTCAGGAGCAAGTTTTTCAGAAAACTGACAGGCTTTTCAGGGCTGCTCTGTTATCTGTACTTGGAGAGAACATTATTGAACCCTATATGTCCTTTACTAATGGCAAGGACATGTGGGCTGCCCTCGAGGCCAAGTTTGGGGTCTCGGATGCAGGCAGTGAATTGTACATCATGGAGCAATTCTGTGACTTCAAGATGACtggttatcgctcagttgttgagcaggctcatgagatacaggcACTGGCCAAGGAGCTTGAGTACTTCTCCTGTGTGTTACCGGACACGTTTGTTGCCGGAAGCATTATTGCCAAGCTGCCTCCTTCATGGAGGAATTTTGCTACTTCCCTAAAACACAAGAGACAAGAGTTCACTGCTTCGGATCTCATTGGGACTCTTGATGTGGAAGaaaaggcgagggcaaaagacacACTTGCTCGTGGTGCTGAGGGTGGTTCAAGTGCCAACTTGGTACAGAAAAAGAACTTCCAGTCCCACAAgttcaagaacaagggcaagtttGATGGCAAGAGCAAGTTCGACTGGAAGAACAAGCCCTCACAGTCCACTAATTTCAAGAAGAAGACTGATAAGAAGAAAGGTTCCTGTCATGTGTGCGGTGATCCTGAGCATTGGGCTCCTAGCTGCCCCAACCGTTATGACAGGCGCCAGCATGGGAAGGGCGGCAAGACCGCCAATGTTGTCATGGGCGATGTTGATATGAAGGATGTTGG ATCAGAGGGACTCAGTCCGTGCTGA